In the Sphingomonas sp. LM7 genome, one interval contains:
- a CDS encoding helix-turn-helix domain-containing protein — MQIGELARSTATKVETIRFYEKIGLLPVPARTESNYRDYGPAHLARLSFVRRARDLGFTLDQVRALLALSDERDSSCGAVDAVARKHLAEIDRKIADLRALRRELDDLIGQCSQGSISTCRIIEALGPVEAA, encoded by the coding sequence ATGCAGATCGGCGAACTCGCACGATCGACCGCGACGAAGGTCGAGACAATTCGCTTCTATGAGAAGATCGGTTTGCTGCCGGTCCCGGCGCGGACCGAGAGCAATTATCGCGACTATGGACCCGCGCATCTGGCCCGCCTTTCCTTTGTCCGGCGGGCACGCGACCTCGGCTTCACGCTCGATCAGGTCCGTGCCCTTCTTGCCCTCTCCGACGAGCGGGACAGCTCGTGCGGCGCGGTGGACGCGGTTGCGCGCAAGCATCTCGCGGAGATCGACCGGAAGATTGCGGACCTGCGCGCGCTGCGGCGCGAGCTCGACGATCTGATCGGCCAATGCTCGCAAGGGTCCATCTCGACATGCCGGATCATCGAGGC
- a CDS encoding cation transporter, whose translation MVCSSCVPETKDAKTDKAWRTVLWIALAINAAMFVAEIVAGIASGSRALQADALDFLGDTANYAISLGVAGMALRWRSRAALVKGATILAFGAFVVVTTIAAAFGDGVPRAETMGIVGLLALIANGAVAAMLYRYRSGDANMRSVWICSRNDAIGNLAVLAAAAGVFGTGTQWPDLAVAAIMAALALTGGIQILRQASSELKPSAKRDQLRKITGSDTFVMK comes from the coding sequence ATGGTTTGCAGCAGCTGCGTCCCCGAAACCAAGGACGCGAAAACAGATAAAGCCTGGCGCACCGTCCTTTGGATTGCGCTCGCAATCAACGCCGCCATGTTCGTGGCGGAAATCGTCGCCGGCATCGCGTCGGGCTCGCGGGCTCTGCAGGCCGACGCGCTCGACTTCCTTGGGGACACGGCGAATTATGCGATCAGTCTTGGCGTCGCGGGAATGGCGCTCCGCTGGAGATCGCGCGCCGCATTGGTCAAGGGTGCTACGATCCTTGCGTTCGGTGCCTTTGTGGTCGTTACTACGATTGCCGCCGCCTTCGGGGACGGCGTGCCACGCGCCGAGACGATGGGTATCGTGGGCCTCCTGGCCCTGATTGCGAACGGTGCAGTTGCCGCGATGCTCTATCGCTACAGGTCGGGTGATGCGAACATGCGTTCGGTGTGGATTTGCTCGCGCAACGACGCGATCGGCAACCTTGCGGTGCTGGCCGCGGCGGCCGGCGTCTTCGGCACGGGCACCCAATGGCCTGATCTTGCGGTAGCCGCGATTATGGCGGCGTTGGCTTTGACCGGTGGGATACAAATCTTGCGGCAGGCAAGTAGTGAGCTCAAACCTTCAGCAAAACGCGATCAGTTACGTAAAATTACTGGGTCCGACACCTTTGTGATGAAATAA